A stretch of Helicobacter pylori oki112 DNA encodes these proteins:
- a CDS encoding NAD(P)/FAD-dependent oxidoreductase encodes MKKEVVIIGGGIVGLSCAYSMHKLGHKVCVIEKSDGTNGTSFGNAGLISAFKKAPLSCPGVVLDTLKLMLKNQAPLKFHFGLNLKLYQWILKFVKSANAKSTHRTMALFERYGWLSVDMYHQMLEDGMDFWYKEDGLLMIYTLEESFEKKIRTCDDSGAYKILSAKETKEYMPVVNDNICGSVLLTENAHVDPGEVMHSLQEYLQNVGVEFLYNEEVINFEFKNNLIEGVITHKEKIQAETIILAAGANPTLIKKTKNDFLMMGAKGYSITFKMPEELKPKTSSLFADIFMAMTPRRDTVRITSKLELNTNNALIDKEQIANMKKNLAAFTQPFEMKDAIEWCGFRPLTPNDIPYLGYDKRYKNLIHATGLGWLGITFGPAIGKIIANLSQDGANEKNADIMLFSAFFRD; translated from the coding sequence ATGAAAAAAGAAGTCGTGATCATAGGCGGTGGGATTGTAGGGCTTTCTTGCGCGTATTCTATGCACAAGTTAGGGCATAAGGTTTGCGTGATTGAAAAAAGCGATGGCACAAACGGCACTTCTTTTGGGAATGCCGGGCTCATTTCTGCGTTTAAAAAAGCCCCACTCTCATGCCCTGGTGTGGTGTTAGACACCCTAAAGCTCATGCTCAAAAACCAAGCCCCTTTAAAATTCCATTTCGGGCTTAATTTAAAGCTCTATCAATGGATTTTAAAATTTGTAAAAAGCGCGAACGCCAAATCCACGCACCGCACCATGGCGTTGTTTGAACGCTACGGGTGGCTGAGTGTTGATATGTATCATCAAATGCTAGAAGACGGCATGGACTTTTGGTATAAAGAAGACGGGCTTTTAATGATCTACACTCTAGAAGAAAGTTTTGAAAAAAAGATTAGAACTTGCGATGACAGCGGCGCTTATAAAATCCTTAGTGCTAAAGAGACCAAAGAATACATGCCCGTTGTTAATGACAATATCTGTGGGAGTGTGCTTTTGACCGAAAACGCGCATGTGGATCCGGGCGAAGTGATGCACTCTTTGCAAGAATATTTACAAAATGTTGGCGTGGAGTTTCTTTATAATGAAGAAGTGATCAATTTTGAGTTTAAAAATAACCTCATTGAGGGCGTTATCACGCACAAGGAAAAAATCCAAGCAGAAACAATCATTCTAGCCGCCGGGGCTAACCCCACTCTCATTAAAAAAACCAAGAACGATTTTTTAATGATGGGGGCTAAAGGTTATAGCATCACCTTTAAAATGCCTGAAGAATTAAAGCCCAAGACCTCTTCTTTGTTTGCGGATATTTTCATGGCAATGACCCCACGAAGAGACACTGTAAGGATCACTTCTAAATTAGAATTAAACACCAACAACGCTCTCATTGATAAAGAGCAAATCGCTAACATGAAAAAGAATTTAGCCGCTTTCACACAGCCTTTTGAAATGAAAGACGCCATAGAGTGGTGCGGTTTCAGGCCCTTAACCCCTAATGATATTCCTTATTTGGGCTATGACAAACGCTATAAAAACTTAATCCATGCGACAGGATTGGGGTGGCTTGGTATCACTTTTGGCCCGGCCATTGGTAAAATCATCGCCAATTTAAGCCAAGACGGCGCGAATGAAAAAAATGCCGATATTATGCTTTTTTCTGCATTTTTTAGGGATTAA
- a CDS encoding RidA family protein gives MKEVIHSTLAPKAIGPYSQAIATNDLVFVSGQLGIDASTGEFKGADIHSQTTQSMENIKAILKEAGLGMDSVVKTTILLKSLDDFAVVNGIYGSYFKEPYPARATFQVAKLPKDALVEIEAIAVK, from the coding sequence ATGAAAGAAGTCATCCATTCAACACTAGCCCCAAAAGCGATAGGCCCTTATTCTCAAGCTATCGCTACTAACGATCTTGTTTTTGTCTCTGGGCAATTAGGCATTGATGCGAGCACCGGCGAATTTAAAGGCGCGGACATTCATTCTCAAACCACGCAGTCAATGGAAAATATCAAAGCGATTTTAAAAGAAGCAGGGTTAGGCATGGATAGCGTGGTTAAAACGACTATTTTATTGAAAAGTTTAGACGATTTTGCTGTGGTGAATGGAATCTATGGGAGTTATTTTAAAGAGCCTTATCCGGCCAGAGCGACCTTTCAAGTGGCTAAACTGCCTAAAGACGCTTTAGTAGAAATTGAAGCGATAGCCGTTAAGTAA
- a CDS encoding Na+/H+ antiporter NhaC family protein, translating to MGLSASSLIVPLSVILMVVFTKRVALSLFVGILVSAVLMHSLHLSYIVEYAYIKITSVFYTYEPEKGLHFNLSNLYVFGFLIFLGVLSQVILKSGSVQNFVKKAKKYSKNAKTPEFIAFFSGIIIFVDDYFNALTVGQISKSLNDAHNSTRERLAYIIDSTSAPVCLLVPISSWGAYIMGIMNNDSSPLLKDSFSVLVQSLSSNYYAIFALIAVFLTILWQINLPSMRKYQNIGVKDFYSEQEESSSKLAPLSLLPLSILLLIVSISSLIFYTGVILKNTDASFSLFYGGLFSLIVTYLLAYKFLEKGSFFKLMLDGFKSVGPAMLVLTLAWAIGPVIRDDAQTGIYLAHISKGFLNSGGGAYMPLIFFLISGFIAFSTGTSWGAFAIMLPIGAGMANESDIILIVSAILSGAVYGDHTSPISDTTILSAAGAGCSVQSHFITQLPYATIAMLCSAVSLGVASFMHSRSLALVIGVALLVGVFYLLKRLYGENLKT from the coding sequence GTGGGATTGTCAGCATCAAGCCTTATTGTTCCTCTTAGCGTTATTTTAATGGTGGTTTTTACTAAAAGAGTCGCGCTCTCGTTGTTTGTGGGCATTTTAGTGAGCGCTGTTTTAATGCATTCGTTACACCTTTCTTACATCGTAGAATATGCCTATATCAAAATCACTTCCGTTTTTTACACTTACGAGCCAGAAAAAGGGCTTCATTTCAATCTTTCCAACCTTTATGTTTTTGGGTTTTTAATCTTTTTAGGCGTCTTAAGCCAAGTGATTTTAAAATCCGGTAGCGTGCAAAACTTTGTCAAAAAAGCTAAAAAATACTCAAAAAACGCCAAAACCCCCGAATTTATCGCCTTTTTTTCAGGCATTATTATTTTTGTAGATGATTATTTTAACGCTTTAACCGTGGGGCAAATCTCAAAGTCTTTAAACGACGCTCATAACTCCACACGAGAGCGCTTGGCTTATATTATAGACTCCACTTCAGCGCCGGTGTGCTTATTAGTCCCTATTTCTAGCTGGGGGGCATATATCATGGGGATCATGAATAACGACAGCTCGCCCTTATTAAAAGATAGTTTTTCGGTGCTTGTGCAAAGCTTGAGCAGTAATTATTATGCGATTTTTGCGCTCATTGCAGTCTTTCTCACCATTTTATGGCAAATCAACCTCCCTAGCATGAGGAAGTATCAAAACATAGGCGTGAAGGATTTTTATAGCGAACAAGAAGAAAGCTCTTCAAAACTAGCCCCCTTAAGCCTGTTACCCCTTTCTATTTTATTATTGATCGTGTCCATTTCATCATTGATTTTTTATACAGGAGTGATCTTAAAAAACACTGATGCGAGCTTTTCGCTCTTTTATGGGGGGCTGTTTTCGCTCATTGTTACCTATCTTTTAGCTTATAAGTTTTTAGAAAAAGGGAGCTTTTTTAAACTCATGTTGGATGGCTTTAAGAGTGTGGGGCCGGCGATGCTAGTCTTAACGCTCGCTTGGGCTATCGGGCCTGTGATTAGGGACGACGCTCAAACGGGGATTTACTTGGCCCACATCAGCAAGGGGTTTTTAAATAGCGGGGGAGGTGCGTATATGCCTTTAATCTTTTTTTTAATTTCTGGGTTTATCGCTTTTTCTACCGGCACAAGCTGGGGGGCGTTTGCGATCATGCTACCCATTGGAGCGGGCATGGCCAATGAAAGCGATATTATTTTGATTGTTTCAGCGATCCTCTCAGGCGCGGTTTATGGCGATCACACAAGCCCCATTTCTGACACGACTATACTATCGGCTGCAGGGGCAGGGTGTTCGGTGCAAAGCCATTTCATCACGCAACTCCCTTATGCGACTATTGCGATGCTTTGCAGCGCGGTGAGTTTGGGGGTGGCAAGTTTTATGCATTCACGCTCGCTCGCTCTTGTCATCGGTGTAGCTTTGCTTGTGGGGGTGTTTTATCTTTTAAAAAGGTTGTATGGTGAAAATCTAAAAACTTAA
- a CDS encoding LapA family protein, producing MRFYIIFTFLFIVGFGVFVYSIDPQAYAFNLGSYSFNLPIAVWLMGVLGMFAFFSWVFLFKHNLSHKIRLYHEKRDFDKLLKQILSQDTQKTFLKTKFKSDLAKNLSQILARYDLKADLNTPNSGCEKVDNLFKHYHNIENNTLEPKDHAKHSLAYEHAYFSKRLKAFIHNDLKNAFEVLTNAQIPLELRRYAFIEIAQKGSKKEILKALNAMQENLDKECVKSFLKAFFEKSLNTDTLKISELCKKVGYDKNDYLKLAQKAQKFLVPDQWFQFFEILSQEDDKAQKAFLFVLLELEMNDLAKEHLAVLSFEEYMLLNAYMDLKQEHKKAYKLEAFL from the coding sequence ATGCGTTTTTACATTATCTTTACATTTTTGTTTATTGTGGGTTTTGGTGTGTTTGTTTATAGTATTGATCCGCAAGCTTACGCCTTCAATTTAGGGAGCTACAGCTTTAATCTTCCCATTGCGGTATGGCTTATGGGCGTTTTGGGCATGTTCGCTTTTTTTTCATGGGTTTTTTTATTCAAGCACAATCTCAGCCATAAAATCCGCTTATACCATGAAAAAAGGGATTTTGACAAATTGCTCAAACAAATCCTGTCTCAAGACACCCAAAAGACTTTTTTAAAAACGAAATTTAAAAGCGATCTCGCTAAAAACCTCTCTCAAATCTTAGCCCGCTATGATTTAAAGGCTGATTTAAACACGCCAAATAGCGGGTGCGAAAAAGTGGATAACCTTTTTAAACATTACCACAATATAGAAAATAACACCCTTGAGCCTAAAGATCACGCTAAGCATTCGTTAGCTTATGAGCATGCTTATTTTTCTAAACGCTTGAAAGCTTTCATCCATAACGATTTGAAAAACGCCTTTGAAGTTTTAACAAACGCACAAATCCCTTTGGAATTACGCCGCTACGCTTTTATAGAAATCGCCCAAAAAGGCAGCAAAAAAGAGATTTTAAAGGCTTTGAACGCGATGCAAGAGAACTTGGACAAAGAGTGCGTGAAGTCTTTTTTAAAAGCCTTTTTTGAAAAATCTTTAAACACAGACACTTTAAAGATTTCAGAGCTTTGCAAAAAGGTGGGTTATGACAAGAATGATTATTTAAAGCTTGCGCAAAAAGCGCAAAAATTTCTTGTCCCCGATCAATGGTTCCAATTTTTTGAGATTTTAAGCCAAGAAGACGATAAGGCGCAAAAAGCCTTTTTATTCGTGCTGTTAGAATTAGAAATGAACGATCTCGCTAAGGAGCATTTAGCGGTTTTATCCTTTGAAGAATACATGCTTTTAAACGCTTACATGGATTTGAAACAAGAGCATAAAAAAGCCTATAAGTTAGAAGCGTTTTTGTAG
- the rlmH gene encoding 23S rRNA (pseudouridine(1915)-N(3))-methyltransferase RlmH gives MRCVVYSIAKSSPLELVKIYQKQCRQFDCELELVDLFPKNTANAQKISKELAQKSYSLAFEPYLNPKAKNIALHPKAQRGDSFAFSKMLENHLNINFFIAGAYGFEENFLKDCQAWSLSEMTFSHEVAKIVLCEQIYRALSIIFKHPYHK, from the coding sequence ATGCGTTGCGTGGTGTATTCTATCGCTAAAAGTTCGCCTTTAGAGTTAGTGAAAATCTATCAAAAGCAATGCAGGCAATTTGATTGCGAGCTGGAATTGGTGGATTTATTCCCTAAAAATACCGCCAACGCTCAAAAAATCTCTAAAGAACTCGCTCAAAAAAGCTACTCTCTAGCCTTTGAGCCGTATTTAAACCCTAAGGCAAAAAATATTGCCTTACACCCTAAAGCTCAAAGGGGCGATAGCTTTGCGTTTAGTAAAATGTTAGAAAATCATCTTAATATTAATTTTTTTATCGCTGGAGCGTATGGGTTTGAAGAAAATTTTTTAAAGGATTGTCAAGCTTGGAGTTTGAGCGAGATGACTTTTAGCCATGAAGTGGCTAAAATTGTCCTATGCGAGCAAATCTATAGGGCTTTAAGCATTATTTTTAAGCATCCATACCATAAATAG
- the accD gene encoding acetyl-CoA carboxylase, carboxyltransferase subunit beta → MGFADFFKNFKINKLRTAPSKEEQPSHWVKCPKCYALMYHKEVFGKYSVCLKCHYHFRMNATERIEFLCDVGSFEELDKHLRPNDPLNFVDKESYKQRIKKYEKRTNRPSSVISGEAKINRMPLQIVVFDFSFMGGSLGSVEGEKIVRAINRAVAKREALLIVSASGGARMQESTYSLMQMAKTSAALNRLSEAKLPFISLLSDPTYGGVSASFAFLGDLIIAEPGAMIGFAGPRVIKQTIGADLPEGFQTAEFLLEHGLIDMIVHRKDLKKTLSDLIAMMTHKTSKIF, encoded by the coding sequence ATGGGATTTGCAGATTTCTTTAAAAATTTTAAGATCAATAAATTGCGGACAGCACCAAGTAAGGAAGAACAGCCAAGCCATTGGGTGAAATGCCCTAAATGTTATGCGTTAATGTATCATAAAGAAGTGTTTGGTAAATACAGCGTGTGTTTGAAATGCCATTACCATTTCCGCATGAACGCAACTGAAAGGATTGAATTTTTATGCGATGTGGGGAGTTTTGAAGAGCTTGATAAGCATTTACGGCCTAATGATCCTTTAAATTTCGTGGATAAAGAGAGTTATAAACAACGCATTAAAAAATACGAAAAAAGGACTAACCGCCCAAGCTCCGTGATCAGCGGTGAGGCTAAAATCAACCGCATGCCTTTGCAGATCGTGGTGTTTGATTTTAGCTTTATGGGGGGGAGTTTAGGCTCTGTGGAAGGCGAAAAGATCGTAAGAGCGATCAATCGCGCGGTCGCCAAAAGAGAAGCGTTATTGATTGTTTCAGCGAGTGGGGGGGCTAGGATGCAAGAATCCACTTATTCGCTCATGCAAATGGCTAAAACGAGCGCGGCTTTGAACCGATTGAGTGAGGCCAAACTCCCTTTCATTTCGCTCTTAAGCGATCCCACTTATGGGGGCGTTAGCGCGTCTTTTGCTTTTTTAGGGGATCTCATCATCGCAGAGCCTGGGGCGATGATAGGCTTTGCAGGGCCTAGGGTGATTAAACAAACCATAGGGGCGGATTTGCCTGAGGGCTTTCAAACAGCGGAATTTTTATTAGAGCATGGCTTGATTGATATGATTGTGCACAGAAAGGATTTGAAAAAAACTTTAAGCGATCTCATCGCTATGATGACGCATAAGACTTCAAAGATTTTTTAA
- the recO gene encoding recombination protein RecO, whose product MQGFLLQTQSIRDEDLIVRVLTKNQLKTLYRFYGKRHSVLNVGRKIDFEEENDDKFLPKLRNILHLGYIWEREMECLFFWQRFCALLFRHLEGVHSLDSVYFDTLDDGANKLSKQHPLRVILEMYATLLNFEGRLQNYNSCFLCDAKLERSVALAQGFILAHPSCLKTKSLDLEKIQAFFRTQSTIDLEIEEVEELWRTLNLGF is encoded by the coding sequence ATGCAAGGGTTTCTTTTACAAACACAAAGCATAAGAGATGAAGATTTGATCGTGCGCGTTTTAACCAAAAACCAGCTCAAAACCCTCTATCGTTTCTATGGCAAACGCCACAGCGTGCTGAATGTGGGGCGTAAAATTGATTTTGAAGAAGAAAACGATGATAAATTTTTACCCAAGTTAAGGAATATTTTGCATTTAGGCTATATTTGGGAAAGAGAAATGGAGTGCTTGTTTTTTTGGCAACGCTTTTGCGCTCTCTTGTTTAGGCATTTAGAAGGCGTGCATTCTTTGGATAGTGTCTATTTTGACACTTTAGATGATGGGGCTAACAAACTCTCCAAACAGCACCCCTTAAGAGTGATTTTAGAAATGTATGCCACGCTTTTGAATTTTGAAGGGCGCTTGCAAAATTACAATTCTTGTTTTTTATGCGATGCAAAATTAGAGCGTTCTGTCGCTTTAGCGCAAGGGTTTATTCTAGCGCACCCCTCTTGTTTGAAAACTAAAAGCCTGGATTTAGAAAAAATCCAAGCTTTTTTTCGCACTCAAAGCACGATTGATTTAGAAATAGAAGAAGTGGAAGAATTATGGCGCACGCTGAATTTAGGGTTTTGA
- a CDS encoding nicotinamide-nucleotide amidohydrolase family protein, producing the protein MKFKFLNMDNESGFILIEKELKRLDILAQVKEDCIELKGENIKQARIYLKTLFNSNIVELDDNKKSANALIERLKSLDLKIAVAESCSGGLLSHAFTSISGASAVFMGGIVCYNEEVKRELLKVNATTLKVFGVYSEECVKEMLLGVFLNFKVDLALAISGVAGPNGGNKANPVGTIYIGAQKLGSQALIDRCFFEGSRESIQNKSVEHALNMLARML; encoded by the coding sequence ATGAAATTTAAATTTTTGAATATGGATAATGAGAGCGGTTTTATTTTGATTGAAAAAGAATTGAAACGATTGGACATTCTCGCTCAAGTCAAAGAAGATTGCATTGAATTAAAAGGCGAGAATATCAAACAAGCGAGAATTTATCTTAAAACGCTTTTTAACTCCAATATTGTGGAATTAGACGATAACAAAAAAAGTGCAAACGCTTTAATAGAGCGCTTGAAATCTTTAGATTTAAAAATTGCGGTGGCTGAAAGTTGCTCTGGGGGGTTATTATCGCATGCATTCACTTCCATTAGCGGGGCTTCAGCGGTTTTTATGGGGGGTATTGTGTGTTACAATGAAGAGGTGAAGCGCGAATTATTGAAAGTCAATGCCACGACTTTAAAAGTCTTTGGGGTTTATAGCGAAGAATGCGTGAAAGAAATGCTACTAGGCGTGTTTTTGAATTTTAAAGTGGATTTAGCGCTTGCGATCAGTGGGGTGGCTGGCCCTAATGGGGGGAACAAGGCCAATCCTGTAGGCACGATTTATATTGGTGCACAAAAACTAGGATCTCAAGCTTTAATCGATCGCTGTTTTTTTGAAGGGAGCAGAGAAAGCATTCAAAATAAAAGCGTAGAGCATGCCCTAAACATGCTCGCTAGAATGCTATAA
- the rdxA gene encoding oxygen-insensitive NAD(P)H-dependent oxidoreductase RdxA: MKFLDQEKRRQLLNERHSCKMFDSHYEFSSEELEEIAEIARLSPSSYNTQPWHFVMVTNKDVKKQIAAHSYFNEEMIKSASALMVVCPLRPSELLPHSHYMQNLYPESYKVRVIPSFAQMLGVRFNHSMQKLESYILEQCYIAVGQICMGVSLMGLDSCIIGGFDPLKVGEILEERINKPKIACLIALGKRVAEASQKSRKSKVAAITWL, encoded by the coding sequence ATGAAATTTTTGGATCAAGAAAAAAGAAGACAATTACTAAACGAGCGCCATTCTTGCAAGATGTTTGATAGCCATTATGAGTTTTCTAGCGAAGAATTAGAAGAAATCGCTGAAATCGCCAGACTATCGCCAAGCTCTTACAACACGCAGCCATGGCATTTTGTGATGGTTACTAATAAGGATGTAAAAAAACAAATTGCAGCACACAGCTATTTTAATGAAGAAATGATTAAAAGTGCTTCAGCGTTAATGGTGGTATGCCCTTTAAGACCCAGCGAGTTGTTACCACACAGCCACTACATGCAAAATCTCTATCCGGAGTCTTATAAGGTTAGAGTGATCCCGTCTTTTGCTCAAATGCTTGGCGTGAGATTCAACCACAGCATGCAAAAATTGGAAAGCTATATTTTAGAGCAATGCTATATCGCTGTGGGGCAAATTTGCATGGGCGTGAGCTTGATGGGATTGGATAGTTGCATTATTGGAGGCTTTGATCCTTTAAAAGTGGGCGAGATTTTAGAAGAGCGTATCAATAAGCCTAAAATCGCATGTTTGATCGCATTGGGTAAGAGGGTGGCAGAAGCGAGCCAAAAATCACGAAAATCAAAAGTTGCTGCAATTACTTGGTTGTGA
- the lgt gene encoding prolipoprotein diacylglyceryl transferase encodes MNAWNTIYDQFNPIAFSLGSIEVHWYGLAYACAIVTAFYMALRMIQKDPKRFPIERKEFESYFLWAELGIVLGARVGYILIYEPNSSYYLTHFWQIFNPFDSNGDFVGIRGMSYHGGLVGFLIASYLYSRKDLKKLLIYLDLIAISLPLGYVFGRIGNFLNQELVGRVVPKDSHLGQIIGIMVDNELRYPSQLIEAFLEGVVVFLMVMWAKKHTKTHGLLIVVYGLGYSLMRFIAEFYREPDSQMGVYFLNLSMGQILSLLMVIVSLGILLYATKNSKKIKENQ; translated from the coding sequence ATGAACGCTTGGAATACGATTTATGATCAATTTAACCCCATCGCTTTTAGTCTTGGCAGCATTGAAGTGCATTGGTATGGTTTGGCGTATGCGTGCGCGATTGTTACCGCTTTTTATATGGCGTTAAGAATGATCCAAAAAGACCCCAAGCGATTCCCCATTGAAAGGAAGGAATTTGAGAGTTATTTTCTATGGGCGGAGCTTGGCATCGTGCTAGGGGCAAGGGTAGGATACATTCTCATTTATGAGCCTAATTCCAGCTATTATTTGACGCATTTTTGGCAAATCTTTAACCCTTTTGATAGCAATGGGGATTTTGTAGGCATTCGTGGGATGAGCTATCATGGGGGGTTGGTGGGGTTTTTGATCGCTTCGTATCTTTATAGCCGTAAGGATTTGAAAAAGCTTTTGATTTATTTGGATTTGATTGCGATTAGCCTGCCTTTAGGGTATGTTTTTGGGAGGATTGGGAATTTTTTAAATCAGGAGCTGGTGGGGAGGGTTGTCCCCAAAGACAGCCATTTAGGGCAAATCATAGGCATTATGGTGGATAACGAGTTGCGTTATCCCAGCCAATTGATTGAAGCGTTTTTAGAGGGGGTTGTCGTGTTTTTAATGGTAATGTGGGCTAAAAAACACACCAAAACGCATGGGTTGCTGATTGTGGTTTATGGCTTGGGGTATTCCTTGATGCGCTTTATTGCGGAATTTTACAGAGAGCCGGATAGCCAAATGGGGGTTTATTTTTTAAATTTGAGCATGGGGCAGATTTTAAGCTTGCTTATGGTAATTGTTTCGTTAGGGATTTTATTGTATGCTACGAAAAATTCTAAAAAAATAAAGGAAAATCAATGA
- a CDS encoding RluA family pseudouridine synthase: MEKAYKILSVQENVSHKKAKALIDSGLVSIGGQKLMVARKELPKNTRFSVQKIEKPSVIFEDENVLALFKPPFIESYDLASFFKDWALLHRLDRETSGVILLVKENSEFHSKAKKAFKDRAVKKEYLALVQGIIEEEREINAPILTIKTTKAFSKISKKGQEAVTIITPLKIINKKTLLKVGIKTGRTHQIRVHLKHINHPIIGDTLYNNEPGSAKRLMLHAHKISLLGYEFEAIPPKEFEF, from the coding sequence ATGGAAAAAGCTTATAAAATATTGAGCGTTCAAGAAAACGTTTCGCATAAAAAAGCTAAAGCTTTGATCGATTCAGGGTTAGTGAGTATAGGGGGGCAGAAATTGATGGTCGCCAGAAAAGAATTGCCCAAAAACACGCGCTTTAGCGTCCAAAAAATTGAAAAACCCAGCGTGATTTTTGAAGATGAAAATGTTCTAGCCCTTTTTAAACCCCCTTTCATAGAGAGCTATGATCTAGCCTCTTTTTTCAAGGATTGGGCACTGTTGCACCGCTTGGATAGAGAAACAAGCGGGGTGATTTTATTGGTGAAAGAAAATTCAGAATTCCACTCAAAAGCTAAAAAGGCTTTTAAAGACAGGGCGGTTAAAAAGGAGTATTTAGCGCTCGTTCAAGGGATTATAGAAGAAGAGCGAGAAATCAACGCCCCCATTCTCACGATTAAAACCACTAAAGCGTTTAGCAAGATCTCTAAAAAAGGGCAAGAAGCGGTTACAATCATCACGCCCTTAAAAATCATCAACAAAAAAACCCTTTTAAAAGTGGGAATCAAAACCGGAAGAACGCATCAAATCAGAGTCCATTTAAAGCATATCAACCACCCCATTATAGGCGATACGCTTTATAATAATGAGCCAGGTTCAGCCAAACGCTTGATGCTCCATGCGCATAAAATCTCGTTATTGGGGTATGAATTTGAAGCGATCCCCCCTAAAGAATTTGAATTTTAA
- the waaA gene encoding lipid IV(A) 3-deoxy-D-manno-octulosonic acid transferase has product MFKFFYLLFLTSGHLISAPFIFFWSFKEKYRHSLKARFFLKDNLLKSEPVFWFHACSYGEVKSLEPIIQALKEPILISVTTNTGFELATQTYQHSKHIEVRYLPFETLLFAWKKNLKRLKTLVVTEAELWFNVFDTAQKLGAKTMLINARISVRSYPKYQRFSFFYALLFKRIDLILAQSKDDKKRLLNLGAKKVVDFLNIKRFSKPVIASFYPKNPSALNIVLASTHEGEEELGLKAFLEFKKMHKNARLIVVPRHPERFKSVQNLLQDALKATRFSLECFSSKGFVECDILLVDRLGELNNFYQIADIVILGGSFVKMGGHNPLEPAFFNVRLITGEHLFNQVALFELVKPYKIVPKEDLLDALLDYKNLGVARFLENGHDLNELLAFIKH; this is encoded by the coding sequence TTGTTTAAGTTTTTCTACCTTTTATTTTTAACTTCGGGGCATCTTATTAGTGCACCTTTCATCTTTTTTTGGAGTTTTAAGGAAAAATACCGCCATTCTTTAAAGGCTCGTTTTTTTCTCAAAGACAATCTTTTAAAAAGCGAGCCGGTTTTTTGGTTTCATGCATGTTCTTATGGGGAGGTCAAATCCTTAGAGCCGATCATTCAAGCCTTAAAAGAGCCGATTTTAATCAGCGTTACCACTAATACCGGTTTTGAATTAGCCACTCAAACTTATCAGCATTCTAAGCATATAGAAGTGCGTTACCTGCCTTTTGAAACCCTATTATTTGCATGGAAAAAAAACTTAAAACGCTTGAAAACTTTGGTGGTTACAGAAGCGGAATTGTGGTTTAATGTGTTTGATACGGCTCAAAAATTAGGGGCAAAAACCATGCTCATTAACGCTAGGATCAGCGTTCGCTCTTACCCTAAGTATCAGCGTTTTTCTTTTTTTTATGCACTTTTATTCAAACGCATTGATTTGATTTTAGCGCAAAGCAAGGACGATAAAAAGCGCTTGTTGAATCTAGGGGCAAAAAAAGTGGTGGATTTTTTAAATATCAAGCGTTTTTCAAAGCCTGTGATCGCTTCGTTTTACCCTAAAAACCCAAGCGCTTTAAACATTGTTTTAGCCAGCACGCATGAGGGCGAGGAGGAATTAGGGTTAAAAGCGTTTTTGGAGTTCAAAAAGATGCATAAGAACGCAAGACTGATTGTTGTGCCGCGCCATCCTGAGCGTTTTAAAAGCGTGCAGAATTTATTGCAAGATGCTTTAAAAGCGACTCGTTTTAGTTTAGAGTGTTTTTCTTCAAAAGGTTTTGTGGAATGCGATATTTTGTTAGTGGATCGTTTGGGGGAATTGAATAATTTCTACCAAATCGCAGATATTGTCATTTTAGGGGGTTCGTTTGTCAAAATGGGGGGGCATAACCCTTTAGAGCCGGCGTTTTTTAATGTGCGCCTAATCACAGGGGAGCATCTTTTCAACCAAGTAGCGTTGTTTGAATTAGTCAAGCCTTATAAAATCGTTCCAAAAGAGGATCTGTTGGACGCTCTTTTAGATTACAAAAATTTAGGCGTGGCGCGTTTTTTAGAAAACGGGCATGATTTAAACGAATTGCTCGCATTCATTAAACATTAA